The region CGGCGGAGCCAGTCGGTGTCAACCCGGCAGACCGGACCCGAGAGTTCTCCGACTCCGCCACCCAGACGGAGGCTGTAGACGTCTCTGGGTGTCTGTTACCCGATGCTGGTGAATGTCAAGCCGAGAATAACGAGCTGGAGCAGccggcggcggaggaggagcgAGGTCGAGCATTCTACGAGTTCAAAGAGGAGATACGATATAAAAGGTAATGGCGGGGACGAACATTACTCGTGGAGATGTCaatatgtgatttaaaaaaacaattatttacagGGTGGCCGCCACACTgtgaactagtggttagcatgactGTCATGTAGtgctgaggttctgggtttgaatcttgaaaatgtctttttacaAGGTGAGCGctaataaacatgtttttattgtgcACCAGAGCCAAACCACCACAAGCTCCGGAGAGAGAggagacagaagaagaagatggagaCACAATCATACTGAATTCATGTGAGTATTTGAACACATTGTTAACCTCATTTATGATAACATTACCGAATTTATACTTTCCTGTTTTCACTTAGACGACAGTCACCTGCACTTCCAGGTGGACTCGGACGGCGCCTGCGGCCAACCACGATTCTGGGATAGATTTCCCCTGCTGTGGTCCGGAGGCAGGCTCACCCACGGGGTGTCACAAGGCAGGGTGGGCTTCGAGGTGAGGCTAGAGAAGAGGTTGTCGAGCTCTCAGCCGGACGGCCTGGAAAACGAACAGTCCCACGGGGTGCGCGTAGGCTGGTCCTCGGCTCAAACGTCCCTGCTGCTGGGTAAGCTTCTAAATTTTGTCGACTTCATTTTTGTCTAATCTACGCTGCCATTCAAAATTTCGGGGGTCACTGAGAAAGAACTGTTTTTTACCACAAGAACAATGTCGAGAATGTAGTTCTAATTaattgaatgtttaaaaaaaaaaaactgtcctttTCTTCAGAATATAAATACAAGGACAAGTGGCCCCAAAACTTTGAACTTCGAGTGTGTGTTCCTGAAATTGTTTCTGCCATTATTAAACTACGACATCTGTATCAATAACCGcctgacccaaaaaaataactgtaCTGGTATTCCATATATTGGAACATTCAAATCCAAAGAAGTGCACATGTTTATTCAGAAGCATATTCATATGCATTTGTAGTAGTCAAGTAATTAATggaaatattattatataatctgtaaataaagagaaataattactaaaaaaacataacatgttATTATTCCTGTCCAGCAATTCATGTTTTACTAATTTTTAATGTAGTGTATACAACtatgaaaatgcaaaaaagggGTAGGATTAATTACATTAATAATCCTTTTCAGgcatacaaatttaaaatgatgcACTTTCCTTACTATATGGACTTGTTATTCAAATTGCTTTGtctctgattattattatttttattatcatgACCTTTTGACGACTTTCCCATACTCAAAAACTATTTCACATAAAATGTTGTAACCTGGTTcccttttgttatttttgtatttttttaaatattggaaATGAACAAAAAGTATCAAAATCAAATTAATACATATTTGCTGCTGCTCGAGGCACGTCTTCAGTGCAATGTTGATTCAGGGAGCAATATCccaaaattttatttcattagagGGACATTTCTTGACTAACATAATACTTATCTAACTTTGTTTGTCTTAGACATCATATTACACTTAGATTGAGTTCTTTCAGAGAGGAAATTACATGCTGTTtgttcaaacctttttttttttcgactttcaggtgaaaaagagttttctTTCGCATATGATGGACGTGCTACAAAGGTGACATgtggaagagaagaagaatttgGGGAGCCATTTGGGGGAGGAGACATCATCGGCTGTTATGCCGTGAGTGACGTCCTTCTTGAAATTTATGTGGGGTACTGGGGCTGCACTATATATTATATGAGCATCGTTATGGCACAATAGTCACATcactgcgatgttggtgtattGTATTCTTGTGCAGTgaatcttcttttcttttcccacaGTCTTTCTCCACGGACGGCGGCGTTCAGCTCTCCTTCCACAAAAATGGCCGTTTTCTGGGCGTGGCCTTTTCTCTGGAGGCGTCTGAGCTTGGAGGCCGTGCTCTGTTCCCTCACGTGCTCTGTAAGAGTTGTGCAGTTCGCTTCCTCTTGGACGCCACGACTCCTCCCTGGTACCCCCTTCCTCCGGGCTTCACCCCACTGCCAGCGCTCCCTGCTAGGCTGAGACGTCGCAACACGTCTGAGCCGAGCTCCAGAGCGCAGAGTGAGGTGAGTTTCTGGCAGTGGATCACAGGAAAGCTTctatcccctgcgaatagcAAGGGATTATGGTACTTGCGGGTTTTGTGCTGTTTGTGTAACACTctaaaatgtcacaagatggcgccaaagccctgattaataggaaagtagtaattgcgTCAAGGACGTGTGTTGAAGAAATATATCTCGACTGAGAGATTAACATCTTGATGTGTTgtggaggagctaaatttagcctggTTATTAGTGAAAGTTGCAGACAGTCTTCGCCACATGTATActggatataaaaagtgtacacacccctgCGCCAATGACAGGAATTTGTGATATTACAAAAATGAGACAAGATAAATCATCTCAAaacttttttcaccattaatttGACCGATACTCTTGTTTGCTTTCAACTGAAGAAAAACGGAATATTTTCAAGAGGAAGTAAAATAACAGATAGTTTGGTTGCACAAGTAGTAGGCTCCTTTTTTTTCTAGCCATTTGAGTTGTACAAgtcatattaatggtggaaaaagttattaaatgatcttggtctcattttttttttatatcacacaaATGTGCCATTTCAACAGGGGTGGGTAAACTTTTCATAGCCACTGTACACATGCAATCttggtgtattttttcaaaCCAGTAATGTAAgatgtttgaaatgatattgaaATATATAGGGATTGTAGTTAGTATTGTAGTATTCGTACTGGCAATGCAAAAACCCCAAAAATCACcatcaattgcatttttttcgcTATTTGCTGAAGAGCTTGGTTTCTTTTCCCTGAGAATAGCGGGCGTTTACTTTATTTCCATCTGTGTCCATAGATGTTGTTGATGGTGGGTCTCCCCGGTTCGGGTAAGAGCCACTGGGCCAGAGCTCACATACAGCAGCATTCGGAGAAAAACTACAAGCTGCTGGGCACCGAGGAGCTGCTCTCATGCATGATGGTCAGTCCAAAAACATCACGTCGCCCCCCTAGTCTCATTTAAGTCACTCAAGCGTTTGTGATTTCGTTTTTTTAGAGCGGGGGTGCGAGGGAGCGCCGACTGCAGCAGGCCGCCCATTGTCTGACTGAGTTAATCAAAATCGCTGCTCACACGCCAGGCAACTACATTTTGGACCAGGTAACATTTCACTTTGAAACATACTGGGATTGAACTCCTTAAATACGACTCAAGGGTATCAGCTTGCACTCAATGTCtgaggaaacaaatgaaaataatattttttttatttgcactaattataaaatattaaaataagtaTACTGCATATTTTAAGCATATTTGGAATTAATGAATGTACTTTAACCTATTTTCTATCTTCTAGTACAGTTTTTATTACTAGTCTTTACTTTCACATTACGATAGTCTAACTTATTTGCGCCCAAATAATATCACAatgttattatatttattttggaatatcACAATACTCCTGTtctctcccccacccccacccccccccacccctcctcaGTGCAACATCCTCTTCTCTGCACAGCGTTACAAGCTGCAGCTGTTCTCCGGGTTCGGGCGACGTGTGGCGGTGGTGCTTTTCCCCTCGGCGGACGAGTGGAAAAGACGTCTGTCAGAGCGCCAAAAGGACGGCGAGAGCATTCCCGAGACAGCCTTGCTCAAACTCCAAGGTGGGACTCAAATCGTGGCAGTCTTGACTAGACAACTTCCGTAATGTGACCATTCCTTACTTCCTTTCAGTCAGCTGCAGTCTACCCGAACAGCTCGCCGGTGTTTTGGACGAGCTCCACTACGTGGAGCTGGAGCAGGAAGCAGCGCTGGCGCTACTGCGGGAGTACAAAGACGAGGCCCGACGACTGCTGCCGCCTGTTACCCAACCGGAGAAACTGAAGAAATATCAGCGGAAGAAAAGACCTCACCCACATGGGCCTCCTCCACCACCTCACTGGACCAGGGGAAGTGGGTTGAACAGTACGTATAAGAAATTacacagtgatgccttgagattcagtgggaggaaaaagtatgtgaaacctttggaatttcttacatttctccatatattggtcataaaatgtggccTGATCTAAATCACAAGGATAAACGAACAGTCTGGTTTAAATAACAACACAATTATATTGAATACAGCAAACATTCACAAGAAAGGGAGGAAACAAGTAAATtaagttgcagatcagacgtgcACAACAATGAGggtgaattttggaccattccgcTTTACAAACTGGTGGAGTTCAGCAAGTATcttgggatgtctggtgtgcatagctctcttgaggtcatgccacagcatctcgatagggttgaggtcaggatatAAACTTGTATAAAGCAGGAAAAGGTTATGAAAGTATCTCTAAAAGacttgatgttcatcagtccagTTAGCCAAATTGTCTGTTAAAGGAGAACATTCAGCACTGctgcttctcttccaaggagtggccttcctgtaaagatgactgcaagagcacagcgCAGTATTATAAAAAATTATAAGTTTCGTCGTAAATGTAGGCcagtgcttttgatagtgtttaggcctaCAGAAAGGCCCCGAAGTTCCCTCACTGTACACCACAGTGTTTTTCAATGCCATTGTCCTGAAGCATTCTCACAAGATACTCAAGCTGGGGCTTGATAACACAGAAATAGCATGCAAAAGTGTGATCATCCATGGTCAACACAATCTCCCACTCCGTTCCAGTCTTCAATATAATCCGCTGTGTAGGCTGCAGCACAGCAATTATTCTAGAAAAGAGAGGAACTGTATATCAGTGAATAATGACATTTATTATAAACCTAAcccaagaaagaaagagagggagACAAAGACACACTCCAATCTTTATATGGCATTATGAACATTCGCCCTTTTACTTTTTGTAAACAACGAAAAATAGGCTATCTTGGCGTAGGTTGCAGAAGGGCCGCATATTTGTCCAGAAGTTGTTTATACTCGGACAAGTCAAGCGCGAGATCATTTTTGTCATCATCTTCTTTCCGACTCCGTAACTGGAATGCAGAGACGTCATTCCCGACTCAGACCTTCGAAGTAAATGGTACGCATCAATAACCCTTGAAgcaaatatttgaacataaacaggGTGCCaacgcatgtagacagacagtgaaacaatactcacaggtgtTTACATGGTTAATATTCAGAATCACAAACTTTATACAATTCataccagaaaaaaagaaatcaagacAATATATCAAGTCTGAATTAGGCTTTCAGGTAAATCATAATTCTTCATCAAAGACATTTTAGAGAGAATGGACCTTAGTACTTTTTTCCAGTGTGCGATTaatgatgtaaaatgttttttttccttttcctaaGGCTGGAATAACATGCAGTCTTGGAGCCAGCATGTATGTACAGATTATTTTAACATGACCAGATTTAAGAGTATGCAGTCAGAACTGATTATACTGTATGCCGTTTTACGTTTCAGTGGAATGCGCCATATCATGACCAAGCCGTGTATTACTGCAGCGGCTACGAGGCCTACTGATGAAGAAATGGACATGACAGGATAGCTAATGGTATGCAAGGGGATTTTTCAACAATTGCTGCTTTCAACAATCGAACCAGATTTAAGAACAAAACTGCCCTTTTTCAAaagtttttattcaaaatattttactgtacaaTGTGGAATCATAGTTTCAGTGCTTCTAAACAAGTTCAGACTATTAAAATCACAACATTTCAGGCTTCACGATCTGGAAAAGCAACACAGCTCCCTTGGCAGAAGGACACAGCTCCGACCACAGTGGACTGCTTCTGTCCAGCTGCAATGTTTCCTGTTTGAAAcgttcaaacattttaaaatatgcatttttttgcactttttatttttttaaagcaagacTTTCTCACCGCTCGACTGAGGAACACTATGTCCGTAGACTCGTCTGCCTCTGCTCCTCCTTTCCAGTACAACTCTCGGACTTCATCAGATGACAGTGAACAACTGAGGAGAGAAAGACAAATGATATATGGTTTCACTGATTTTAGGGATGCCCAGATCACATTTTTTCGCACCAGAGTCAGTGTCTTAGATTTTAAGAATCTGGTCAAACCCGCTAGTCAAAAAATCATTCACACTTGTTCAACTTCTATTTGAAGTTTAAGTAGTTTGAATGCGTCACAATTGCTAACCCGTGTGTCACTCTCTCAACTCTTTGACGTAGCCGTTTAGCGAGGCAGCTTCATATCAGGCTTTGCAGACTAATCATCTTTCGACTTGCCCTGGGTGTCTCCTGTCCGTGTAAGCAAAACGTTTTCACAGCTCTCCTAGTTCTTAGAAAAAGTCTTTCACGctcattttcttcaaaaaaggtGCCGCTCACTAATCGCTCTCCCTCTGAGTGCAGGAGAGCATGCAGACTGTGTAGCTCTGTTATTGTCACTCTTACTATACCggtactaaaaacaaaaaatgaaatcttACATTGTGTAATATGAAATTAACCTACTACTGTTCCATTTGGTAAGCTTTTTGTACCTgttattttttcactttatgACCTTTacaatttcagaaaataaataaaactgatcTTTTTCACCCGATCAGCTGAAAATTAGATGTTTCTGCATAGTGTTCGGTGATATGGCCAAAATTTAAATCCCAATATAGGTACTTTAATATCCTGATAACGATAAAAGCCCAATAGTCATTCCCCCCCccttaaaattacatgaaattcaTGGCACTCTTTTAAGCTCTTctcgattttttttcataaattttataatgggggaaaaaaacaaatgtataaaagatcaataaaataaatatccaGTAGAAAAATCGGAATGTTCACAGATGTGTACATTGTAATGTacaatggttttgtttttgtttttttacatccatGCTCCTCCACCAGTGCCATAAACGAACATTTATGGATGATATAATAGCATTTCTGTAGTTATATTAAACATTTCATACAGTGTTAGTGTAGCGTGTTGAAAATCACTCATCACACAAGAACTCAGGACCTCTTACCTTGGGCCGCATATGAGGGTAGTCGtaatcttacgagaataaagttatatttttccaAGTTGTTATATTATTCAGACAATTATGACATCCCGCTTCCCTCGAATAAGAGTATACCTGATGTAGAATTCAGCACTTGGTCTTCCGGCACTCGTGTGATTCAAGGCCACGCCCATCAGCAGTGGCTCACCGAGGGAACTCAGAGGAACGTTTACCTAGAGACAAATGCTTGTGATTAAAATAATGTTACAcaattagggctgcacgatattagGAAGATATGCGATACAGGTGTTGAATATTCCAATATCGATGTTATTGCGATATTTAACAGGCccgaaaataaatattttattatctaATGGAAGGAAAGTCACACGCAAAACAATGTGACAATTATTttgctcatgttgtctgtttcttaacAGGAATTAAACTCGCttgtcactttattttttattattattataattttttttaaattgtcactCGAGGGGTCGGACAACTCGCTAAATAGAACAACCAAATCGCCTCTACAAGCCAAAGTCCCACAGTTTtggactacaaaaaaaaaaaaaaaaaaaaagacccacttCGTCTCTAATCTCAGCACAAACAGACGAGAAAAGCTCAGCGATGACGGCCTCCGAACTCTTCTGCAGGAGGTCCATGTCGATTTTTGCCTCACCAAGACGCTCGCACACAACCTGTGGATGACCAAAATGCCATCATGACCACAACGCTGCAAAAACTGGGCTTAAAAAAACACTCATACAATGAGGACTATACAGTTTTCCCAcacacattgtatttttttaggcGATCTTTTAACTGTACAGTGTGCCGTAATGCCTTAGCATATGTGGGAGGAGAGCAGTGGATGCCGTcgcacttttcagccatttaatGAATGccggtaaaacaaaaacacattgagCACATTCACTCAtgagctgctgttggccacgACTCACACCCAGCCATTCACACACTGACTCACCAACatcaccaggccccgcctcccAAAGGCACATgcacgtacacatacatatattactttctatacattttatgcttgcaatttgttttttttgtgttccaaTAAATTAACAATGCTTAAGTGTTTCAGTAGGTTTGTGTGTTTGAAGCATCTGTGACCATCTTAAAAAGAATAGTTTTAAcccccacacacaaatgtattggCACACTTTTTCACTTATTGTTCTCCAGTAAGATGCAAAGCATgctttcttcaagctgtttgtcactccagttgactgacataaaacaaaacactaaattAAACATTGAACTTTGAAACACAAAAAATGTTCACCGAAACCATATAATTCAGTTGcagtttttcagctgcagggacaggaagactggttgcaatcgaagaaaagacgaatgcagccaagtacagggatatcctggacaaaaaccttctccagagtgctcagaacctcagaatgggccgaaggttcacctacaaaaaagacaatgaccctaagcgcacagctaaaataccggaGTGGCTTCATCACAACTCCGtgattgtttttgaatggcccagccagagccccgacttaaacccaattgagcatctctggaaagacctgaaaatggctgtccaccaaccttcaccatccaacctgacagaattggagagaatctgcaaggaggaatgaatggtagaggatccccaaatcttGGAGTAAAAAAACTTGTTggatcattcccaaaaaagactcatggctgtattagctcaaaagggtgcttctactaaatacttatggctgtgtgatatttctggttttcttttttaataaactgcaaaaatttcaacaataccattttgtgtgtacattaatatgaaaaaaatgaaattaaattattttagcaaatggttgcaatataaaaaagtgacaaatttaagggggtctgaatactttccatacccactgtataatgtgaaacaccatagactGTCGAATAGAAATGAGCATAGATGTTACAATAATTCTAAACCTTAAaactactttaacacacagagcagcaatgTTTACAAACAGCAGACAAAAATACTCATAGGCATTATTCTCTTTTCTGTATAGACAAAAATTACTGGAGCTTAGTTGAGAACCTTCTCTGCCTCATCTTCTTGCGCGTTATATTAGGACAAGACTGTATTTTGCATTGGTTTAAGATAGTTAATCTAggttaaattttaattttggcAGTGGAAATGCTTCGAGTGCCGTCACCTTGGGTTCTGGGTGCCCGCCGGGAATGTCCAGCTTCCCGCCTGCCTCTGCAACCTCCTGGCTCCTCCTGATGAACACCACCTGTCCGTCACCTGTACACACGATGGCGCCCACTCCTAAAGGCTGGGCCAACAGCGCCTGACTACTGCCCAATTCGGCCTCCCCACGTCTGCGGAGCTCCGTCGCTCGGGACGACCAGTTGGTGCCGAGGTAGTCCTTGTAAGTAGTGAGGCCTACCCTCAGAGTGAGCAGCGGCGTGGTGTCCTTGTCATCAGTTGTTTGGCTATCAATGGAGTCCAGGTTTTGGAATGACACAGTGCAGGCTGAAGGTTGAGTGGCAGGCGATGCCGCATGGAAAGAGTGCAGCCGAAATTTGGCACCGTTGAAAAGCCAAGGCTCCTTTGCCACTCGCGCCGTCCAAACCTCCTCGATGTGACGCTGGAGAGCTACGTCAGTCTGGCGGTTATACCTGCAtggtaatatttgttttatttattttgtaagatCACATCATAcctttacaacctaaattcaaaTTTTCATACCATGAATAACGTCAGCGTTTTTCCGTTCTCTGACTGGTTGGTCAGaacaaaacttgttacagccaacttTGACTGGCAGAACACATCTGTAGTCATAGCTAGAGTATGTTGTGGCCACAAATTGTTTTCTCCCATGTCTTGTCTGTGGTTCCTAACACTTCCAACTTCGATGAAGTTGTGATTGGTGACCCTACCTTTCAGACAGCTCCACCTGCACTTGGGACTGCCGTAGGCCTCGCCAGACTGCACAGTGCAGCAACAAAGAAACCTCGGGGTCCATCATCCAGCTCTTGTCCACCTTTCTCCTGAGGGACAGTGACATAGGGCAGGGATGCCCTGTCTTTTTCCACTGACGgtcacatacagaaaaatggaagaaaaagaagccacatcgtttaaaaaaataaatacaaattcttaCATTAGAAAtaaccgataaggccgataaaatcggtgtaaagtctaacatTTGTTATCCGaaaacaccagccataaagaacacaaaatgtgagaaagttcggcttcaaacaatcatccATGTTATCGAACCATAGTCATGCTCGTTtgcgtagcatacacaggaagtcagctattccGTTTTCCGgggttggtcacgtgacgttccacaTAGCGTTTTGCAATGGCCAATACAGGTACACTTTCTCTAAGCTGCTAGAAATAAGATTCCTTATgaccaattttatttattgtattttattttattattatggttaCCATTTTTAATGTCTGACTGATAAGAGACACTATGGTTGTCCATTGTACAGTTGATGTGCAGTACTCTGATCCTTTTACGACTTTGAAAGCTGTCGGCTGAGTGAGACTGATGTGAGAGCAGCTCCTCAAAAATATGCCATTCTTGACGAAATATTCTCTTATTCTCCATTCATCCGAATGCAGTTGCAACATCTTAACACTGGCTGCTAATTTGTcaagtttgcttttttttgttatacGTCATCATTAATGCTGTGTTTTgataaaggtttaaaaaaaaaaaagaaaaacagggaAATCAGCGCTTCGCCGCCAGTCCAAATGCGGCATTATTAATTTGAGTGACCACTTTCGAAAGCCATTCAGCGGCGGATATTCACATACCTATTTGCGTTGTCTGGTGCTGGCAAACAATGTTACTCAACAGAATAATAATATAGTTCCCTTACAAACAGTAAGAGACGAGTGCATCATTTGGCAAACTAGCGTTTAACGACAGTCGTAACGTATTTACGGCTGCTTGTCCAACTAACGAACCTCCGCCTAAAGTAATACCATTGGCTGACAGAAGTCACGTGATTCAAGACCAacggaacccccccccccctccaaaaaaaaactatgttaTTAGCAATTGTTAACACCACCAAAGTGATAAATGTAGACTTTGCTATTACAGTGTCTTCTTTTATAAATATATCCTGCAGCAAGTTAATGACTTCTGGTGAAAAACACGTGGCGTTAGTTACCAACACTACACCCGGCTTTcggttaataaataaaagtgtttgGTAAAATGACAGTTAAGATGAGAAAAGGGCTTGTATGTGACATTTTCGCAATCATTCATGATAATCACTCCAAATAATATGAATTATTAACTTTTGACATGACGCTCTGAGGGCACGTTgtgggttttattttgaaaatagcGTTTCCCACGTTCCGGTTTTAGAAATAGCTGACTTTCAACTTTACGCAACTCTACCAAAAAGAACATTGTGATATGAACCTCGGTTATTCTGGTATGTCCGTTTTCTGCTTCACTATCCACATTTATTAACACGTTAATGTCAATTCCTCGTCTTTTCCCAACCTTAGTTATTCATATCGCTACGTGGCTTGTCAGTCTCGAATGTTGTTAGCAAGTTATGAAAGGCAGGCGAACACTTGAAGGtaacgccaactggta is a window of Phycodurus eques isolate BA_2022a chromosome 9, UOR_Pequ_1.1, whole genome shotgun sequence DNA encoding:
- the si:ch211-107m4.1 gene encoding heterogeneous nuclear ribonucleoprotein U-like protein 2 isoform X1, coding for MKLADIKKLKVAELRSRLNQSGLDSRGLKTDLVERLWSLLDDGGQKGNAHEQDVQRQVPASSLAVPASTSQTPDMVVELVASSSSLLRSSSPAEPVGVNPADRTREFSDSATQTEAVDVSGCLLPDAGECQAENNELEQPAAEEERGRAFYEFKEEIRYKRAKPPQAPEREETEEEDGDTIILNSYDSHLHFQVDSDGACGQPRFWDRFPLLWSGGRLTHGVSQGRVGFEVRLEKRLSSSQPDGLENEQSHGVRVGWSSAQTSLLLGEKEFSFAYDGRATKVTCGREEEFGEPFGGGDIIGCYASFSTDGGVQLSFHKNGRFLGVAFSLEASELGGRALFPHVLCKSCAVRFLLDATTPPWYPLPPGFTPLPALPARLRRRNTSEPSSRAQSEMLLMVGLPGSGKSHWARAHIQQHSEKNYKLLGTEELLSCMMSGGARERRLQQAAHCLTELIKIAAHTPGNYILDQCNILFSAQRYKLQLFSGFGRRVAVVLFPSADEWKRRLSERQKDGESIPETALLKLQVSCSLPEQLAGVLDELHYVELEQEAALALLREYKDEARRLLPPVTQPEKLKKYQRKKRPHPHGPPPPPHWTRGSGLNSWNNMQSWSQHVCTDYFNMTRFKSMQSELIILYAVLRFSGMRHIMTKPCITAAATRPTDEEMDMTG
- the si:ch211-107m4.1 gene encoding heterogeneous nuclear ribonucleoprotein U-like protein 2 isoform X2 — translated: MKLADIKKLKVAELRSRLNQSGLDSRGLKTDLVERLWSLLDDGGQKGNAHEQDVQRQVPASSLAVPASTSQTPDMVVELVASSSSLLRSSSPAEPVGVNPADRTREFSDSATQTEAVDVSGCLLPDAGECQAENNELEQPAAEEERGRAFYEFKEEIRYKRAKPPQAPEREETEEEDGDTIILNSYDSHLHFQVDSDGACGQPRFWDRFPLLWSGGRLTHGVSQGRVGFEVRLEKRLSSSQPDGLENEQSHGVRVGWSSAQTSLLLGEKEFSFAYDGRATKVTCGREEEFGEPFGGGDIIGCYASFSTDGGVQLSFHKNGRFLGVAFSLEASELGGRALFPHVLCKSCAVRFLLDATTPPWYPLPPGFTPLPALPARLRRRNTSEPSSRAQSEMLLMVGLPGSGKSHWARAHIQQHSEKNYKLLGTEELLSCMMSGGARERRLQQAAHCLTELIKIAAHTPGNYILDQCNILFSAQRYKLQLFSGFGRRVAVVLFPSADEWKRRLSERQKDGESIPETALLKLQVSCSLPEQLAGVLDELHYVELEQEAALALLREYKDEARRLLPPVTQPEKLKKYQRKKRPHPHGPPPPPHWTRGSGLNSWNNMQSWSQHWNAPYHDQAVYYCSGYEAY
- the nudt22 gene encoding uridine diphosphate glucose pyrophosphatase NUDT22 isoform X2 — encoded protein: MSLSLRRKVDKSWMMDPEVSLLLHCAVWRGLRQSQVQVELSERYNRQTDVALQRHIEEVWTARVAKEPWLFNGAKFRLHSFHAASPATQPSACTVSFQNLDSIDSQTTDDKDTTPLLTLRVGLTTYKDYLGTNWSSRATELRRRGEAELGSSQALLAQPLGVGAIVCTGDGQVVFIRRSQEVAEAGGKLDIPGGHPEPKVVCERLGEAKIDMDLLQKSSEAVIAELFSSVCAEIRDEVNVPLSSLGEPLLMGVALNHTSAGRPSAEFYISCSLSSDEVRELYWKGGAEADESTDIVFLSRAETLQLDRSSPLWSELCPSAKGAVLLFQIVKPEML
- the nudt22 gene encoding uridine diphosphate glucose pyrophosphatase NUDT22 isoform X1, whose amino-acid sequence is MLDFTPILSALSVISNVRICIYFFKRCGFFFFHFSVCDRQWKKTGHPCPMSLSLRRKVDKSWMMDPEVSLLLHCAVWRGLRQSQVQVELSERYNRQTDVALQRHIEEVWTARVAKEPWLFNGAKFRLHSFHAASPATQPSACTVSFQNLDSIDSQTTDDKDTTPLLTLRVGLTTYKDYLGTNWSSRATELRRRGEAELGSSQALLAQPLGVGAIVCTGDGQVVFIRRSQEVAEAGGKLDIPGGHPEPKVVCERLGEAKIDMDLLQKSSEAVIAELFSSVCAEIRDEVNVPLSSLGEPLLMGVALNHTSAGRPSAEFYISCSLSSDEVRELYWKGGAEADESTDIVFLSRAETLQLDRSSPLWSELCPSAKGAVLLFQIVKPEML